A genomic stretch from Telopea speciosissima isolate NSW1024214 ecotype Mountain lineage chromosome 7, Tspe_v1, whole genome shotgun sequence includes:
- the LOC122669424 gene encoding xanthotoxin 5-hydroxylase CYP82C4-like: protein MGQVPLARTLGDIADKYGQAVTLRLGVHKALLISGREVIKECFTTHDKILATRPAVAAGKYLGYNYAVFGFAPQGPYWRELKKISSIELLSKTRLDMLKHVRTKEVNTCIKELYSYWVLKNKDGGPVIVEMNKWFRHLTFNTITKLISGKRFFGTVDVGGDDDDDDEARRFEKGLEELARLTVIFVVSDALPYLEWMDLQGHLKAMKCVAKEMDCLIGNWLEEHKKKLSGDHEQDFIDVMLSSFPDKDKLIYGYDRDTVIKATVLTLIVGGSETTFLSLTWALSLLLNHPHELKKAQDELDVHVGKDRHVDESDIKNLVYLQAIVKETLRLYPPGPVLPRQAMEDCQLGGYHVPKGTRLLVNIWKLHRDPNMWSDPNEFRPERFLTTHADLDFRAQQHEYIPFSAGRRPCPGIALALARVLHGFDAMNPLNTSVDMSEGASITLPKATPLEVLLTPRLPSKLYED, encoded by the exons ATGGGTCAAGTTCCCCTGGCCCGAACACTCGGTGATATCGCCGACAAGTACGGCCAGGCTGTGACACTTCGTCTCGGCGTTCATAAAGCCCTTCTTATCAGTGGACGTGAGGTGATCAAAGAATGTTTCACCACTCATGACAAGATCTTAGCTACAAGACCAGCAGTAGCTGCAGGGAAATACTTGGGCTATAACTATGCTGTCTTTGGATTTGCACCTCAAGGGCCTTACTGGCGTGAGCTTAAGAAGATAAGTTCTATTGAGCTTCTCTCCAAAACCCGGCTTGATATGCTCAAACATGTAAGAACCAAAGAAGTAAACACATGCATCAAAGAGTTGTATTCTTATTGGGTACTCAAGAACAAAGATGGAGGTCCAGTTATTGTGGAGATGAATAAATGGTTTCGTCACCTTACTTTCAATACCATTACCAAACTTATTTCTGGGAAACGATTTTTTGGTACTGTAGATGTTGgtggagatgatgatgatgatgatgaagctaGAAGATTCGAGAAAGGTTTAGAAGAACTTGCAAGGTTAACTGTGATTTTTGTTGTATCAGATGCATTACCTTATCTTGAATGGATGGATTTGCAAGGACACCTGAAAGCTATGAAATGTGTTGCTAAGGAAATGGATTGTTTAATTGGGAATTGGTTGGAAGAACACAAGAAGAAACTATCAGGTGATCATGAACAAGACTTTATTGATGTGATGCTGTCAAGCTTTCCTGATAAGGATAAGTTAATTTATGGTTATGATCGTGATACTGTCATCAAGGCAACTGTACTG ACACTTATTGTAGGTGGCTCTGAAACCACATTCCTGTCCTTAACATGGGCGCTTTCCTTACTATTAAACCATCCCCATGAGTTAAAAAAGGCCCAAGATGAGTTGGATGTCCATGTTGGCAAAGACAGACACGTGGACGAGTCAGATATAAAGAACCTTGTGTACCTCCAAGCCATTGTCAAGGAAACATTACGCTTATACCCACCTGGACCAGTATTGCCACGTCAAGCCATGGAAGATTGCCAATTGGGTGGGTATCATGTTCCAAAAGGCACACGTTTACTAGTGAACATATGGAAGCTACACAGAGACCCTAACATGTGGTCAGACCCTAATGAGTTTCGACCAGAGAGATTTCTCACAACCCATGCTGACTTAGACTTCAGGGCTCAGCAACACGAGTATATACCGTTTAGTGCCGGTCGACGGCCATGCCCTGGTATTGCCTTGGCCCTTGCTCGTGTTCTTCATGGGTTTGATGCGATGAACCCTTTGAATACATCGGTGGACATGAGTGAAGGTGCAAGCATCACCTTACCCAAAGCAACccctcttgaagttcttctcACGCCACGTCTTCCTTCTAAGTTGTATGAAGACTAG